CTCAGTGAAGCTGAAGAATGCTCAACAGCTTAATCTTCTTGTTCAAATTGTACTGATTTTCAGAAATGAGCTTGCTAAATCTGGCACCGTCTTCTGGTATTCTCACTTAATAGGACCAATCTTAAGTAGTAATGGGGTGAGAAAGTGAGTCTATCACTTAGTGTCTTTAAAAGGTCAACTATGGGGCCCATTTTGCTTGTCCAAAAGCAGTCCCCTCAAAATAGGGGCAAAGGTTCAGCTGGTACAGAACTGGTGGCCCACGTGAGACATCTCTCACATCATCACGAGGCCGGAGAGGACACACTCGTGGACGCCTCTTGGCAAAATGGTTTCAAGGGCATGGCTTATGTAACCGAGCAAATTATTACCATCCACCATCCACAGTGGAACTCGAGCTGCGAATCTATTCCTCACACCGTCCCCAGTCCCCTGCGAGATCACCCACGGCTCTCACTTCCTGTGGCGGAACACATACCAAAGCCAAGACGCAGTGAAAGAACACGGGTCTTCTGGCCCGGGAGCCCTGAGCGGGCACCCCGATGCCCAGCACTCCCGGCCAGATAATCTGCACCTCGTCTTCCGTCTGCAGGACAGCGACACCAGCCACCAACACTTGCAGGACAGCGCATGTGACTGAACTTATTTGGGGTCGGGAGCCTGCCGTATCATCTGGACTTGGGGACAGACTCATGTGGGTAGTCCAGTGACAGCGATAAAGGCACACAGAAGAATTCTACGTGCTAATACCTGGGAATTTAAACTGTACTTCCTATTTTCAAACTTTAACAACACCTTCTGATAAATCTTGCCTCCGGCTGAGCTTATACTCCAGTTCTCATTCTCATCAGTAAGTCAGTAAAGGAAGAACACAGGTTACATAACAAAGGTGCCCCTCTGGCTTTGGGTTTAACAGCAGGTGAAAACTAAGCAGAAAGAACACTTGCAGAAGGAGAACTCCGACTCTGAAAGACAAAACCTGCGTATTTACTTGCTTAGATCTGGGAGCCTGACTGCTCACAAAAGGATTCAGAGATGTTTCTTTATTGTCAAGCTGCAACATACATGGTTTAATACAACAAAAAAGCATTTAATCAGGTGAAAAAGAAGctgaacaataaacaaataaacactcaaaacaaaatattttccattggAAACATGTTAAGATGAATACGGGGTTTCGTTACCATCTTACTGCAATTTTCTTGTGTGTTACCAGCCTACATACCCCATGTTCTCTGTAATCATGCAGGTGTGAATGGGAGTTTGAAcgattaaatacatgaaaagtcCGTTTACTGCAGAGAGTCATTTCACGAGGCAGCCACACCGGGTTTAGAGGACAAAATCACTCAAGAAATTCTCCACGTCTTCGGGTTCGTTTTAGAATCCATGAACCTTAAGCTGTTCCTCCTTGACAATGCCAACCTGCAAGACAAACATAAGAGAATCGCTCTGAGGGATGCAGGACTTCAGCCCCAAGAAAACGCGGAGCCCCGATGATAAAACAATCAGGGTTAACAGTCTGTTGCAACACTGTTCCTCGTGGCGTTTACCGTTAGCAATTCAGTAGACGCTGACATACCTTGACGTGCCCCAAAACTGGCTGTGCAGATACAAGAACGGTCACGTCATTCGAAtgacaaaataaaccaaaaacggTTCCGCTGCCTTTAAAGTGCCGATACTGTATTTCTCTCTCAGTTAACGGACTTACCTCATtcacgtgattttttttttttttttttttttaacgaagtAGGAGATAATTCACCTTGTCCTTGAATACAATTTTGGAAGCAATCTCAAGCTTGTACATAAAGCACCCAATCACTCACCTCCAGGAGAAACtggcaaatgttttttctttggtCACCTTGAAGCTGAATAACCTCTCCGTACTCGGGATGCTCAATCACAGTACCATTACAAGCGAATTTCTGGAGAAGGAGATGTGTCACACAATGGAGTCAGATACAACAAGGAGGTTTCACTTTGCCTATTAAGACCAATATACCATTTGAGTAGAGCTGATCGTGTTTAGGAAACACGTTTGGTCTCCCCTACACTCCCAAATTGATTTGCAAGTGAATCAGCAGGAAACATACGGGCAATGATTTTACTTAGAACACCAAGAACTGACTATTCCACATGTCGTTTCTTTTGAAAGCCATTCACATCTCAGTTCGAAATGGGAGGCCACCCATAAATGCCTGGGTGTTAATTACCAGAACCAACAGGCTTTCCCCAGCCGGATCGCTTTCGCCCACACCGTTGGAGTCGAGTAAGGGTGTCCTGCTCGGAAGCGCATCAGTAGCTGTGGCTTAACCTTTCCTTCCCAACACCTTTACCTTTTTGAAAGCTTTCACAAGTTTCTTTTTGTCATAATCATCTGCAATGCCCTGGACAGTAGTCAGTGTCTTTCTGCCGTTCCGTTGCTGGATTCTTATATGAATGTAATCCTCAGTCCCTGCCGGGAGTAAGTCGTCACCCTTAGTTGCATCAGCAAAGGGGTCTGCAAagggacacacacaaaaaacgcCAAAGCGGAAGAATTACCTTCCAGAAAGTGATTCCCCGGTGTACGGCCCACTACGATCCAGGCCAGCGCCAAAGAAGGTTCTAGTGCCTCTGCTGTTTTTGCGGGTGGGGACGGGGCGGTGACGGGGGTGGGGCATTACCAAAACCCCCGGGCAAGGTGCTCTCGCAGAAAGAGGCACGTTTGAACGGCCGACGCCCCCCGACATCCGAACAGAAAACGCTATTCCAGGCAGACTTCTCGGGGAGCGTCGTCCTCTaacgaggggggggggggatttcaAAAACACGATTTTACAGCTACGATAAAGACGTGCGTCATCTCGCCCCCATTCTGATGACAACAGAGGCACTCGAACGTGCCCACCCCAAGCACTTAACCGCGGCCGCGTCTGCAAGCAGCGAAACGGAGAAAGCTACCCACGTCCACGCACAAGCACGAGCACGGGTCTCCCCAAAGGCGTCATTTTACAGATTACTGCGCCCCGCCGGGGAAGCTGGACCGCGGGCCCATGACCCATCGGAGGCCGCGACCCGCGTCTCCAGCCCGACGCCCGCCGGAGCCGCTGGGCATCGGCTCCCACCGGAGCCGAAGGACGCCGATCCCCGGGGGGCCCGGCCCCGCGGCGCCCCGCGAGCGGAAGGGCAGGTCCGGGCGCGGCGGGGGCAGGGCCCGGGGctccgcgggggggggggggggggggggcggcggcggctgcagccGTCCTCGGGGAGGGGGTCGCCAGGGGCCCAGTCGCCATTTTCTGGGCGCCGAGACAAAGCCCCACTCGGGGTGCGGggagggcggcggggggcggggtggggtggtcCTCGGGGCCGCGGGGCGGCCGGCGGCCCCGCCGAGGGCGGGCCGGCAGGCGCGCGGGGGGCAGCGGGCAGGGGGCGGCGGCCGGATCTTACCGAAAGATTGGAGGTTCTGGATAGTGGACATGCGACACTAGTGTGAGGCCGGTGAGGGGATAAAATTGCTGCGGGGCCCGCCCGGATCACCGAGTCTGGAGGCTGCAGTGGCGAGAAAAACGTAAATAACTAAGGAGACGCTTCGCCCCGGGGTTGCGACTCGGCTggagcagcggcggcggcggcggaagccgggaggaggcaggaagaggcGAAGGAGGAGGCGGAGGAAGAGGCGGCGGCCACGGAGGCGAGGACGCGAGAGAAGAGGCGGCGCTGTGGCTTCTCCCACAAAATGGCCGACGGAGGCTATTTAgccgcgcccgccgcccctccctcGTGACCCGCCCGCGCCGGGCATCCTGGGACTTGTAGTTTTCTCGAGGCGGCAGAGCCCGTCCAGCCCGGGGCCGGCGGGCTTCCGGGACCGCAACTCCCGGCAGGGAGCACGCCCTCCAGCGCCGGCGGCCGGGCCGGGAGGGCACCGGGGGCTTCGGCGCCGTCGGGGCAGAGCCCGCGGGGTtcggggagttggggggggggctgtgcaCCCCGTGCCTCGCTCGCTCTCCCTGACTCCCCTTCTCTCGCCGTGCAGCTGCGGCGCCGAGGGGTCGGTGCTGGGTGCACAGTCTCCATCACTCACCGTCGAGGCTCGGGGGAATGTAAGTAAAATCGGGGTGCAGGAGCAAAACAAGCACCCCGGCCCTGGTTTGGGACTCGTCGGCCGCCGCTCAGCGCCTCTTGCGTCGCAATTCCGTCCCGCGACTCCGACCCCGGTCCCTGGTCCGCAGCTGTGGGAGCCAGCTCCGAGGTTGGAGGCGAGAGAGCTcctccgccacccccacccccaccctcgccCCGGGTGGGGCCGCCCTCCCGTTCCCTACGGGTGGTTGTCCAAGTCCAGCGTGCATCTCCCGGAGGGCTTGATAAAACACGGATCGATAGCCCCGGGTGCGTTTCAGGGCTGCGGTGTTCCCCGAGAGCCAGCAAATTGGCAAATGTGACAAACTGCCAGGAGACGCAGATGCTACTGGGCCTGGACCACGCTGCACACTCACTGCCCCGCTTCACCGGGGGCCCGGCGTCCCGCGGGGGCCAGGGCTGTGTCATCCGAACGTACCAGAAAAGCAGCCTGTCAGCTTGGGACACAGGACCTTGAACAGGACAGGTGCCAGGCGTAAATGGAAGGCGAGCTTGGCAAATTGACTGATACAGAGTCGGGTTCCAGGACTGTAATATCGTTTCCAGCCAGCTACGGACAGAAAACAAACCTGAGACTTTAGGAATGGGCTCACCCAGGCAGGGGCTCAATTGTCCAACTTGGTTGGCTttctggaaggaaagagagagactaaaATGTAGGgattcttaacctttttttggTGCCATGGCCGTCTTGTGAGGCCCATGGACCCCTTCTCAGAATAATGCTTTAAGcgcataaaataaaacattgaggaTTACAAAGCAAACTACGCTTCTCGAAATTAAAAACAAACGTTGATAACATAGTATTCTTTACTCACGCATTAAGATCTAGCACCAGGTGTAACGACAACTAGATTTCCAAGAGATGATAAAAGATATTTTGACATAACTGTAACATCAGAAATGTAACATGAAAACACCTGTAACTTCTATTAGTGCAAAGAGACAGGTTCTTCTAATACTATTGTGGTGAATATTCATAATTGGGAAATGCTGAATTTTGCTTAGAGGTTAGCGAAAATGTAGATGTAATCTCTTTTCCCCATCCACGTTTTGGGATTCCCCACAACCCTGCAGTTTTGTCTATGGACCAGGTATTTGTAGACCCCAAGTTAAGAATACCTGGCTTTAATAATCTTTTCTAGTTAATGATGATGGGTAccacttactgagtgcttactatttgTCAGTTGGActtatatgtaatattattacatattttcatagCCATTCTGTGATTTAGTTATAACTATTGAAAAGATGTAGGAATGGAGGCTTTCctaggttaaataatttgccttaaaaattcaaattcttaacTCTCAGGTATCTTACTACAATTTTGGTCTTCCAATCTTGATGTAAatgaataatactttttaaatccaAACTTAGGTAAAAGGTTTTAGAGCTGGTTCCAAAACAAGGAGAATCAGGCATTTTTTTTGGTTGCCCATTTGTTGATTACAACTATGATGGTTTGTGTTCTTTGGTTTTAACACCTCTGTAAGcatgttttaaagtaatttttaatactACTGTAATGAAGCACAGGACATACAAAATGcatatctctttctgttttctttcttagccATTTTATATTACATTGTTTCTCAGCAGGAGACAAGGGTGGTTTagtgaagaataaaataacaaagatacaTAGagaagttaaacacacacacacacacacacacacacacacacacacacacacagtatcttAGGGATTTCATGATCATTACCCCTGGGAGAACTCCTTTCTACTTCCTAGTGTTGTGTCAGagacccccaggacctcagaaatCTTTAATAAAAGGCAATCACATAGGTTAGATACAATTATCTTAAAAACTCTTCTGATTTTCTGGTCATTGGTAGGCCTGTTTTAGGCTTACACTGTCTAATACAGGAACCATTTTTCACATGTGGCCACTGGGCCGGGACTTGTAGTGTGGCTGGTCCAAATTCATACATGTTCTAAGTATAAAGTATACACTGGCCTTTCAAAGGTtcaaattgtttccatttcatttatttccttttcctttttaagatgtggctactagaaaatttaaaatcacacgTGGGTCGCTCACTGTTTCTATTAGGGCTGGTTGAGAGTAGAAGGGTTGACCTGTATGTAAAGTTACCataaaagtaaaaggaataaaCTGAAGCATTTAAAAACTACTCTTTTTAGTTCTAACAGGTACTGGCCTAGTTGAACGTGATTATATCCCGCCTTATTTCAGAAAGGATTATAGATCGCCTGCAGGGAAAAAGAATATTGACTAAAGGAATCAGGAAAGAATAGAACAAAGGTAGAatggttgaaaaataaaagccccAAAGCTAAAGTTAGACCCCAGGTCTGGATCTTAACTGGTTAAGACAAAGggaaaatcaatgagaaaatttGTAGGTCTACAGGATGAAAACATACCAGTTGTGCAGGAGGAATGACTTTGCCTGGCCCTGAGCCACACTAGATGTTTCTCTTGGGTCCTCATAAAGGAGACACTGTGATGTAGTGGACAGCATCCCCAGCAGTTTGCCTACCACGAAGACAATGGTGGGTTTTATGCAGCTCTTTTTTATATCTGCTAGTTATGAAGATGTACTGTCTGGTTAGAACCCTGGGTCCTCATCCATCCTTCTGTGGCAGGCGGGTGATAATGCGCCACTCAGACTCCCTGCTTCAGCGTGCATAATTGACCAACAGCCCCAGACACTGGGCTCTGAATTCTACCTTGCTTACTGCTGAGGCCACACTTCCCACCCGCTGCTCCCAGCAGGTGACTGTGCAACAGGGGTGCCGGTGCGGGCTGTTCTCCAGATGTGGGACTCAACTGATGGGCACCTTTCCTCATGGACTCTCCATTGGCCTGGGTGAACTTTCCTAACCTTGGGCTGAGGTCTGAGTCTCTTATTCaacccttcttccctcctccttcacaGGGTCACCtcctcttggctcctccctctttcccccacaCATCCTGCGCATCTAAACCCATCTCAGTGTCTGCCTCTCAGAGGACCCACACTGGTACGCTAACCCCATGCTGGGTGGGACACAAGGTTCAGCTTCTGGGGTCTACTCTCGCACTAAGCTCAGAGGCAACAAGAAGGGACATGAGCGTCAGGCCATCTTCGTGCGATTCCAGCATGTGGTTGCTTGTAGGGTTCCGACTTGCCTGgatcttctcttctttcccttaccTGCATCGGATGCAGAGATGCAGTCCTAAGGAAGCTACTTAAAGGTCCCTTACAGTCACATGAGCCGATCATCCCCTGTAACAAAttcctttctatatatttgtgtgtgttcaaCTAGAGAAGTAGAACCGGCAAGAGATACATACAGGCGCCATtcccagccctgtgtggggtATTGCGCGCTGTTCCCCTAACCTTTTGGGTGCTTTCTTCCTAAGCTCCACATGGTTGCCTTATATTCACGTGCTGATCAGTATCCTGCCGATTACTGGAGGAGGGCCCAAGAACTCTTCAGAGTTCCCCCTTTCTCGGAAGCTCTTTCCAGGACTTTTGTCTATGAACTCTAGCTGCCTTGGACTCGTCACTGTTTCTACTTAGCTTAGGGAGTCTGCTGGGCTCTGCCTGTGTTTCCCTCCAAACTCTTTCAAGGCAGTGAGATGCGGTGGTCACAgggctcacctcatttgtttttcatcttttaggGATCGCTATCCTTTGACATAGAGTTTCTTGAAAATCTGTGGTGGCTCATATTGTGTcctttgttttggttattttaggTGGAGAGTAAATTCAGGAAATTCATCTTGGTTGACAACAAAAGTCCACTACATGAatttggaataaatgaatgagcttcTCCTTGGCGTCCAGCCTGAGGTTAAACCTTTCGCTGTGAAGGTGTCTGACGCTCGGACGGCACGGTGACCTTGCCATGTGGATGTGCTACAGTGGTGAACACGTATGTGTGTGCAAATTTTCTATCCACCGATGGTGCACATTTCTTACAGTACTAAAAACTGGTCCTTCAGAAGACCTTTACAAATGTGTATTTCTGTAAGTGCTATTTTATAGCAGGGAAACTTTGGGTTGCTTTATGGCAGAGAAATGAATCAGCCTATAAATTACGTTAACTAAATTCCTGTTGTGTTAGTCTGCCCACCTATCCACTTTTATACCTGAGACCTTGAAAATTTTCTTAGTTATTTGCAAGTACTGTGTAGGGAGTTAAATATACTATGAGTATTTGGTAAGTGTGAGTTGACCTACTTTATggctaaaaagagaaaacaggggtgcctgggtggctcagtcggttaagtgtctggcttcggctcaggtcatgatctcgcagtctgtgagttcgagcccgcgtcgggctctgtgccgacagctcggagcctggagcctgcttcggattctgggtctcactctctctccgccccttctctgctcatgctctgtctctcccaaaaataaaaataaaacattaaacaaaattaaataaaaatttaaaaaaaaagcaagaaagcataTTCTAAACTGAGGCCTGCACTAAATGACCAAAGAAAATTGCtagtaatattttctatattccaTGTGGGCCAGGAgatgtgctaagcactttacattatTGTTTTACCATTCATAATAATTTTGTGAGGTGGGtttattatcctattttacagatgaggaaaatgagtctCAGGAAGTTgattacttacacacacacacacacacacacacacacacacacacatgcacacacacacacaaagaggggTATTCCTTCCTCAGGAGTCTGTAGCCAGTAAACGGCATAGCCAGGATCTGAACCTGGGTTTGTCTGCCTCCAAATTCTATGCTCTTTATCCTATATTCTTACTCCTTTATGGAGGTTAAGCATACACTGTGAGCCACACTATGTGTATTAGTATTTTTACAGGGAAAGAATAGGAAAATGTGGCCAGTTGAAAACATGTAACACATGGACCAGGAAAGTACAGTTCCAGTGGTTGCTGATAGATGCCCTAAAATCGCTCACGAATATAGATGTCACTAAAGCTTGTGTCAAACATACACTAACGCTAATTTTTCATAATGCCAGGGTTTTCGTTGCTAACAAAGCAGGTGTAAAACCACGGTGTTCTCATtcactggaaataaaaaaagtgaTTGGATCTCCTCTTCATGATAACCAAGCTCCTATTTCTCAGTTCCGTGACCCTATCCAAGTTCTGAAGCAGCCCTGAAACTCGTCCCTCCATGAAGGGTACAAGTTCATTGGCCAAGTGATAGCATCAGGCAGCCTGGTGCTGTGACAAGATACATATATTTGAACCAATTAGGGAGTAATTCAGTATGTGCTGGGGGCCCACTCATTATTTTTTTGAACGTGAATTAGTATATTCactaaaattgtataaaatagactgagccacccaggtgccccaatacctcttatttctttttttaaatgtttacttatttattttgagagagagggcgcacaagcaagggaggagcagagagagaagagagagaatcccaagcaggctccacgctgtcagcacagagcctgacgtggggctcgatcttgtAACcgtgagagttggacactcaacccactgagctgcccaggttcCCCGACAATTGAGATTTCTGTCttcccttaagaaaaaaaaaatctacgttTATTGcttatcttcaaaaaaaaaacaaaaaaagtcaagGCTGATCTGTAGATACTTCACTTCCGATGGCCCAGGCAGTGGGATGATGTTAATGGAAttgtgattaaaaacaacaaacaaacagtgaATTAGGAAAATATTAGAAAGCGGTGGAACCACTCATGACCTGGATTATTCCACTTTAGGGGGCATTTGGGGAAGAGTTTAGTACCGAGTCAAAGAGCGGGGTCCTGGAGGAAGgaatttgtgttttgtattaaaaagttaaaactgaaCCTTTTGGCTTGAGAGAGCATCTGGTGGTACAGAGTTTTTGGCTCCTCTCCTGACTTGGGTTAGTCCAGCGTGCATAATACGTCAGCAATGCCATGCTGTGTTGTTTCGCCGTTCTGTGCCCTGGGATTTGTGGCAGAGATTGTGGGTTGCTACCTAGTATcgttctccccttctttcttagcAGACAAAACCCAGTTTCATTCTGGGTTGCAGCGTGCCCAGCTAGAAGAATATACTCCATTTCAGTTGGCCTTGCTAGATGTGGCCAATGCAGTATAGGCACAAACGTTGAGTGGGCTTTGTAAGAATTCACTTAACGGAAGCCGACTCGGTTCAGAAAAGGGCCCGGTttgcccttc
The Panthera tigris isolate Pti1 chromosome C2, P.tigris_Pti1_mat1.1, whole genome shotgun sequence genome window above contains:
- the EIF1B gene encoding eukaryotic translation initiation factor 1b; translation: MSTIQNLQSFDPFADATKGDDLLPAGTEDYIHIRIQQRNGRKTLTTVQGIADDYDKKKLVKAFKKKFACNGTVIEHPEYGEVIQLQGDQRKNICQFLLEVGIVKEEQLKVHGF